In Candidatus Cloacimonadota bacterium, the genomic stretch TGGGCGTCTGTCAGACAAGATTTAAAGGTATCACAGAGGGCCATCAGTTCATCGACTTTGGAGACAATACGATGTTGTTCAGCGAGAGGGGGAAGTGGAATAAAGGCACTGTTCAATTTATTTAAAGTTACTCTTGTTATTGCCACTCCTGTCATATCAGAACGTATCGAATCATAAAAAAATGGGGAGATTAATGCTAACAAAAGATAGGAATTAAATACTCCTTTGGGTAATTTCAGTAATGCAACACTTGAAAGCATCGAAAATGGATCTTTCAAATTATTAATAGTTGCGACACCTGTAGTAGCACCATCTTTAATGTAAAGTATGTCCCCGAATTCTGGGTTGCAACGAGAAAAAATT encodes the following:
- a CDS encoding restriction endonuclease subunit S, translating into EKIAEEKDRLIKEGKIKKQKKLPEITEEEKPFDLPVGWEWVRLGTALKKITDGTHHSPPNYEHGEFLYISAKNIKYKGISLEDVSYVTREIHNEIFSRCNPEFGDILYIKDGATTGVATINNLKDPFSMLSSVALLKLPKGVFNSYLLLALISPFFYDSIRSDMTGVAITRVTLNKLNSAFIPLPPLAEQHRIVSKVDELMALCDTFKSCLTDAQATQKQLVNTVVNQVVG